The genomic segment GACTTTCACCTGCTCCCCCTCCCTCTCCCCCGCGCGATTAACAAGAGGGCCGCCGTCCCCGGCGGCCCCGCGGTCAAGGAAGCTCCGGTTTATGAAATTCTGATTAATTACTCTGGGGGAAACTTTCTGTAGAAAGTTTCCCCCAGACCCCCTTCAAAGACTTTCAATACGAGTTGGTTTCCCCCTGTTGTGCCAGGCAAAACAGGAGGAAACCAACTCGCGTTAAAAGTTTTTGGAGGGAGTCTGAAGGGACCTTTTCTACAAGAAGGTTCCCTCAGCGCAATAAATCAGAGTTTCCTTTATTATTCCAGCGGAGGAAGCTTCCCGCAGAAGGGCCACAGGCCAGCGTCTCCCCCGCACCCATTCTAAAGACTTCTTACTTCGACGGGAGTCCCTGGAGAGCGTAGGGCCATGGCCCTTCCCCAGGGGCGGTCAAAGAGAGTCTCCTTGGCGTCATGGTAACACTCCGGCCTCAGAAATTCAATATGTCTATGTTCGAGGGCTGCCATCCGTCGTCGGCGTCGAGGTCGTCGCCGCCGCCGCTCTCCGTCTCTCCGTGGATCTCGTCGAGGGGGTTGTCGAGGTCCGATCTGGCCCGACTCTTGACCTTGCCGACCTCGAAGGAGGTGTGCTGTCCGGTCTCGTCGGCGCCGGAGAGGTCGGGGGCCGGCCGGTTCTCCCTTATGGCCTTCTCGATGGTCTCCTTCTCTTCCTGCGAGACGATGGCTATGGCCTTCTGGGGCACGGGGCATATCTCGAGACAGAGGCCGCAGCCCACGCAGTTCTCGGGGTGGATGGTCGGCGTGTTGAGCGTCGGGGCCTTGGGGTCCCCGGTCGTCACGGCCTTGCCCTTGTAGGGGCATATCTCGTAGCAGGCCCAGCAGAGGCTGACCTTTGTCCAGGCGTAGCAGACGCGCTTGTCGAGGATGGCTACCCCCATGTTGAGCTCCTCGCCCATCTTCATGCGCTCGAAGAGGTAGTCCGTCTCCGTGGGGAGCTTGGCCAGCGCGTCGGTGGGGCATATGTCGTTGCAGAGCATCTTCTCGCGCGAGAGGCAGAGGTCGCAGCCCGCCGAGGCCGCGATGATGTAGGGCGTGTCCGCGGCGTATCTCGACTCGCGTC from the Deltaproteobacteria bacterium genome contains:
- a CDS encoding 4Fe-4S dicluster domain-containing protein; the encoded protein is MNRRDFLKKLLSGAVVAGGVNAFAIFFNLGSPYTYRPLYQQSSKIIEMKGGEEEFYLRPPGARGEEDFLSKCIKCYLCVEACPIQAIKVAGRESRYAADTPYIIAASAGCDLCLSREKMLCNDICPTDALAKLPTETDYLFERMKMGEELNMGVAILDKRVCYAWTKVSLCWACYEICPYKGKAVTTGDPKAPTLNTPTIHPENCVGCGLCLEICPVPQKAIAIVSQEEKETIEKAIRENRPAPDLSGADETGQHTSFEVGKVKSRARSDLDNPLDEIHGETESGGGDDLDADDGWQPSNIDILNF